CGCGACCGAGGATCGCGTCGAACTCGTCGTCGCCGACGTGGAAGCAGAGGTGATGGCTCTCGAACCGTTCCCGCTCGGCGAAGTCGAGGGTCAGCGTCTCGTTGACGTAGACGGGGCTGAAGTCGCCCTGTGACGGCTCCCAGGGCACGCCGAGGAGGTCGGCCAGGAACCTGGCCGCGGCGGTTCGGTCGTGCGAAGGGACGATGACGTGATCGAGCTGGATCGCCATGGAGCACCTCCGGAACCGGTCGGGCGCTAGTGTACAGCGTCCGTGTGCTATCCTCACGTGCGCGCAGCTCACCGGAAGGAGACCGCGCATGACGACTCCTGCCGCGCCCCGCGCCTGGCCCGGGGCGACGCTCGCCCGCGTGCCCTACTGGGTTTACCAGGACGAGGCCAACTATCGTGACGAGCTGCGCCGCCTGTTCGAGGGCCCGGTCTGGAACTACGTCGGCCTCGAATCGGACGTCGCGCGCCCGGGCGACTTCCGCACCACGTTCGTGGGCGAGATGCCGGTCATCGTCGTGCGCGGCGACGACGGCGCGATCCACGCCTTCGAGAACCGGTGCGCGCACCGCGGCGCGCTGATCGCGCTCGACGACGCGGGCACGGTGGCCAAGCGCTTCCAGTGCGTCTATCACGCGTGGAGCTACGACCTCGAGGGCAACCTCGTCGGCGTCGCGTTCGAGAAGGGATCCCACGGCCGGGGCGGGATGCCGGCGGACTTCTGCAAGGCCGAGCACGGGCCGCGGAAGCTCCGCACGACGACGCTGTGCGGCCTCGTCTTCGCGAGCCTGTCCCCGCAGGCGCCGCCGATCGAGCAGTACCTGGGCGAGGAGGTGCGGCGGCGCGTCGCGCGGGTGCTCGGCAAGCCGGTACAGGTGCTCGGCCGCTTCGTCCAGGCCCTGCCGAACAACTGGAAGCTCTACGCCGAGAACGTGAAGGACACCTACCACGCGAGCCTGCTCCACGCGTTCTTCACGTCCTTCCGCGTCACGCGGCTCACGCAGGGCGGCGGCGTGGTGGTGAGCCCCGACGGCGCGCACCACGCGAGCGCCACGCTCGACCGGGCCGACGACAGCGAGGGCGGGGCGTATCGCGAGCAGGGCCTCCGCGCGGATCACGCCGGCTATCGCCTCGCCGATCCGAGCCTGCTCGAGGCCGTGGACGAGTTCGGCGACGGGGTCAAGCTGCAGATCCTGACGGTGTTCCCCAACTTCGTGCTGCAGCAGATCTACAACAGCCTCGCGGTGCGCCAGATTCTCCCCAAGGGGCCGGGCGCGATGGAGCTCCACTGGACGTACTTCGGCTTCGCCGACGACACGCCCGCGATGCGCCGGCGGCGGCTCCGACAGGCGAACCTGGTCGGGCCCGCGGGCTACGTGTCCATGGAGGACGGCTGCGTCGGCGGCTTCGTCCAGCGCGGCGTCGCGGCCGCCGCCGACGCGGTGTCGGTCGTCAACATGGGCGGCGAGGGCGCCGAGTCGCAGGACACCCGCGCGACCGAGGCCTCGGTGCGCGGGTTCTGGAAGGCGTACCGGCGCTACATGGGCTACTGACGTGGCGGCGACGGACCTGCCGGCCGCCGACCTCCTGCCGCTCGTCTCCGCGCTGAACGCCGACTACGCGCGCGCCATCGACGACGACCGGCTCGAGACCTGGCCCGGCTTCTTCGTCGAGCAGTGCGTCTACAAGATCACGTCGGCCGACAACCACCGGAAGGGGCTCGAGGTGGGCGTCGTCTACGCCGACTCCCGGGGCATGCTCCGTGACCGGGTCACGGCGCTCCGCCAAGCGAGCGTCTACGAGCGCCAGACGTACCGTCACCTGGTCGGCCTGCCCGCGATCCTCGGCGAGACCGACGGCGGCGTGCGCGCCGAGACCCCGTTCCTCGTGGTCCGCATCGTGCGCGACGGCACGATGGACCTCTTCGCCACCGGCCGCTATCTCGACGTCCTGGTCGACGAGGGCGGCACGCTGCGCTTCCGCGAGCGCATCGTCGTCTGCGACAGCAGCCGCTTCGACACGCTGCTGGCGATCCCTTTGTAACCCACGCTCAGGAGGTCCCATGTGCGTCGATAACGACTCCCGACCCCCGATTCGCCCGATCGCCGGCGGCTCCGCCGGCTCCCACGACCTGCGCCTGACGTCGGCCGACGGCACGCGCGTCATGGCCCACGCCGCGCGCGCCGGCACGCCCTCGGGCGCCGGCATGGTCGTCATCCCGGACGTGCGCGGCCTGCACCCGTACTACAAGGAGCTCGCCGACCGCTTCGCCGAGGTGGGCGTGGACGCGGTCGCCATCGACTTCTTCGCGCGGACGGCGCCGTCCGAGGATCGCGGCGAGAGCTTCGACTTCATGGCCCAGGTGCCGCAGACGAAGCCGGAGACGCTCCTGGCGGACATCGCTGCCGCGGGCGCGTACCTCAAGAGCCCGGAGGGCGGACGGGTGCGCGCGCTGTTCTCGGTCGGCTTCTGCTTCGGCGGGGCGCTGTCCTACTTCCAGGCGGCGAGCGGCCTCGGCTACGCCGGCGTGATCGGCTTCTACGGCTGGCCGCTCGGGCTCAAGCGATGGCCGGACCGGCCGAAGCCGATCGACACGGTCGGCCGCTACACGTGCCCCGTCCTCTCGCTCTTTGGCGGCGCCGACGAGGGAATTCCACAGGCCGCCGTCGACGAGTTCGACGCCGCGTGCCGCAAGGCCGGCGTCAAGCACAGCTTCACGGTTTACCCCGGCGCCCCGCACAGCTTTTTCGACCGCAAGCAGAAGGAGTTCGCCGACGCGTCCGCGGACGCGTGGCGGCGCGTGCGGGAGTTCGTGACCCAGAACACCAAGCGCTGACCGCGCCGGAAGACCGGATGCTCCGGGCGGCGGGCTCCGCCCTCAGCCCGCCGCCCGCTCGGGGTAGGACCGGAGCCCGCGACCTCCCACCGCGAGGAGGCCCGCGCCGGCCCACGCGAGCCCGCCGAAGAGAAGATACGCGCCCGGGATGCTGACGGCCGCGAGCGCGCCGGTCACGAGGGGACTGGCCGCGGTCCCGAACTGCACCCCCATGGCGAGCCAGCCGAACGCCGCGGCCCGATTGTCGCTCGGCACGATGAGGGCGCCGAGCGCGTAGGCCAGCGTCAGCGCGCTGCCCAGACAGAGTGCCAGCAGCGCGCGCAGGACGAGCAGCGTGAGCCAGCCGCGGGCCAGCGCCATCGCGGCGCAGAGCGGGCCGCCGGCGAGCAGCCCGAGCATGAGCAGCTGCGCGGCGGGGATGCCGCGCGACAGCCGCGCCGCGAAGGTGGCCG
The sequence above is drawn from the Candidatus Methylomirabilota bacterium genome and encodes:
- a CDS encoding VOC family protein: MAIQLDHVIVPSHDRTAAARFLADLLGVPWEPSQGDFSPVYVNETLTLDFAERERFESHHLCFHVGDDEFDAILGRVRAARIAYRSRPHGGDDLQVNTRLGGKNVYWQDADGHLWEILTVSYARAASR
- a CDS encoding Rieske 2Fe-2S domain-containing protein — its product is MTTPAAPRAWPGATLARVPYWVYQDEANYRDELRRLFEGPVWNYVGLESDVARPGDFRTTFVGEMPVIVVRGDDGAIHAFENRCAHRGALIALDDAGTVAKRFQCVYHAWSYDLEGNLVGVAFEKGSHGRGGMPADFCKAEHGPRKLRTTTLCGLVFASLSPQAPPIEQYLGEEVRRRVARVLGKPVQVLGRFVQALPNNWKLYAENVKDTYHASLLHAFFTSFRVTRLTQGGGVVVSPDGAHHASATLDRADDSEGGAYREQGLRADHAGYRLADPSLLEAVDEFGDGVKLQILTVFPNFVLQQIYNSLAVRQILPKGPGAMELHWTYFGFADDTPAMRRRRLRQANLVGPAGYVSMEDGCVGGFVQRGVAAAADAVSVVNMGGEGAESQDTRATEASVRGFWKAYRRYMGY
- a CDS encoding aromatic-ring-hydroxylating dioxygenase subunit beta, translated to MAATDLPAADLLPLVSALNADYARAIDDDRLETWPGFFVEQCVYKITSADNHRKGLEVGVVYADSRGMLRDRVTALRQASVYERQTYRHLVGLPAILGETDGGVRAETPFLVVRIVRDGTMDLFATGRYLDVLVDEGGTLRFRERIVVCDSSRFDTLLAIPL
- a CDS encoding dienelactone hydrolase family protein, which translates into the protein MCVDNDSRPPIRPIAGGSAGSHDLRLTSADGTRVMAHAARAGTPSGAGMVVIPDVRGLHPYYKELADRFAEVGVDAVAIDFFARTAPSEDRGESFDFMAQVPQTKPETLLADIAAAGAYLKSPEGGRVRALFSVGFCFGGALSYFQAASGLGYAGVIGFYGWPLGLKRWPDRPKPIDTVGRYTCPVLSLFGGADEGIPQAAVDEFDAACRKAGVKHSFTVYPGAPHSFFDRKQKEFADASADAWRRVREFVTQNTKR